One genomic window of Solea solea chromosome 12, fSolSol10.1, whole genome shotgun sequence includes the following:
- the LOC131469759 gene encoding mucin-5AC-like has protein sequence MDSTGDKIHIADTTTGFVCRNEDQTGGDCKDYRVQFQCPKVFCKAAPKCWTPWFDRDNPSATGDWETLTDLRKENPGKICGNPLNIHVQTIAGGTMASTGDKIHIADTATGFVCRNEDQTEGDCKDYRVQFQCPESFCKPAPKCWTPWFDRDNPSATGDWETLKDLRKENPGKICGNPLKIQVRTTAGGMMASTGDKIHIADTTTGFVCRNEDQTGGDCKDYRVRFQCPESFCNAAPKCWTPWFDRDNPSATGDWETLKDLRKENPGKICGNPLKIQVRTTAGGMMASTGDKIHIADTTTGFVCRNEDQTGGDCKDYRVRFQCPESFCKPAPKCWTPWFDRDNPSATGDWETLKDLRKENPGKICGNPLKIQVRTTAGGMMASTGDKIHIADTTTGFVCRNEDQTGGDCKDYRVRFQCPESFCNAAPKCWTPWFDRDNPSATGDWETLKDLRKENPGKICGNPLKIQVRTTAGGMMASTGDKIHIADTTTGFVCRNEDQTGGDCKDYRVRFQCPESFCNAAPKCWTPWFDRDNPSATGDWETLKDLRKENPGKICGNPLKIQVRTTAGGMMASTGDKIHIADTTTGFVCRNEDQTGGDCKDYRVRFQCPERFCEPGPKCWTPWFDRDNPSGSGDWETLKDLWKEYPGKICNSPFDIEVQTTSGDSMASTGDTIAQVDTSTGFVCKNKDQKDGKCKDYRVRFQCPKRFCDKAPKCWTPWFDRDNPSVTGDWETLKDLRKEYPGKICDNPIHIHVQTVDGGHMASTGDKIYKADTTTGFICKIEDQADGKCEDYRVRFQCPSSFCPMGPRCWTPWFDRDDPSGTGDWETLKYLRGENPGKICHNPLQIDVQTKYGGSMDSTGDVITVADTESGFICKNSDQKCGKCKDYRVRFQCSGKFCTQRVCWTKWFDRDNPSGKGDFEYLPYLRKAYPKEICKVPLYIDVVTTDTNKPFIATGQTSSVFSPTQGFACRNTEQKEGMCLDYKVRFGCACTCEGIIQHRE, from the exons ATGGATTCAACAGGGGATAAGATTCACAT AGCCGATACAACCACTGGATTCGTCTGTAGGAACGAAGACCAGACTGGGGGCGATTGTAAAGATTACCGTGTTCAGTTCCAATGTCCTAAAGTGTTCTGTAAAGCAG CTCCAAAATGCTGGACACCCTGGTTTGACAGAGATAACCCATCTGCAACTGGAGACTGGGAGACTCTCACAGATCTACGCAAGGAGAACCCGGGAAAGATCTGTGGTAATCCTCTTAATATCCATGTCCAAACTATAGCTGGTGGCACTATGGCTTCAACAGGGGATAAGATTCACAT AGCCGATACAGCCACTGGATTCGTCTGTAGGAACGAAGACCAGACTGAGGGCGATTGTAAAGATTACCGTGTTCAGTTCCAGTGTCCTGAAAGTTTCTGTAAACCAG CTCCAAAATGCTGGACACCCTGGTTTGACAGAGATAACCCATCTGCAACTGGAGACTGGGAGACCCTCAAAGATCTACGCAAGGAGAACCCGGGAAAGATCTGTGGTAATCCTCTTAAAATCCAGGTCCGAACTACAGCTGGTGGCATGATGGCTTCAACAGGGGATAAGATTCACAT AGCCGATACAACCACTGGATTCGTCTGTAGGAACGAAGACCAGACTGGGGGCGATTGTAAAGATTACCGTGTTCGGTTCCAGTGTCCTGAAAGTTTCTGTAATGCAG CTCCAAAATGCTGGACACCATGGTTTGACAGAGATAACCCATCTGCAACTGGAGACTGGGAGACCCTCAAAGATCTACGCAAGGAGAACCCGGGAAAGATCTGTGGTAATCCTCTTAAAATCCAGGTCCGAACTACAGCTGGTGGCATGATGGCTTCAACAGGGGATAAGATTCACAT AGCCGACACAACCACTGGATTCGTCTGTAGGAACGAAGACCAGACTGGGGGCGATTGTAAAGATTACCGTGTTCGGTTCCAGTGTCCTGAAAGTTTCTGTAAACCAG CTCCAAAATGCTGGACACCATGGTTTGACAGAGATAACCCATCTGCAACTGGAGACTGGGAGACCCTCAAAGATCTACGCAAGGAGAACCCGGGAAAGATCTGTGGTAATCCTCTTAAAATCCAGGTCCGAACTACAGCTGGTGGCATGATGGCTTCAACAGGGGATAAGATTCACAT AGCCGATACAACCACTGGATTCGTCTGTAGGAACGAAGACCAGACTGGGGGCGATTGTAAAGATTACCGTGTTCGGTTCCAGTGTCCTGAAAGTTTCTGTAATGCAG CTCCAAAATGCTGGACACCATGGTTTGACAGAGATAACCCATCTGCAACTGGAGACTGGGAGACCCTCAAAGATCTACGCAAGGAGAACCCAGGAAAGATCTGTGGTAATCCTCTTAAAATCCAGGTCCGAACTACAGCTGGTGGCATGATGGCTTCAACAGGGGATAAGATTCACAT AGCCGATACAACCACTGGATTCGTCTGTAGGAACGAAGACCAGACTGGGGGCGATTGTAAAGATTACCGTGTTCGGTTCCAGTGTCCTGAAAGTTTCTGTAATGCAG CTCCAAAATGCTGGACACCATGGTTTGACAGAGATAACCCATCTGCAACTGGAGACTGGGAGACCCTCAAAGATCTACGCAAGGAGAACCCAGGAAAGATCTGTGGTAATCCTCTTAAAATCCAGGTCCGAACTACAGCTGGTGGCATGATGGCTTCAACAGGGGATAAGATTCACAT AGCCGATACAACCACTGGATTCGTCTGTAGGAACGAAGACCAGACTGGGGGCGATTGTAAAGATTACCGTGTTCGGTTCCAGTGTCCTGAAAGGTTCTGTGAACCAG GTCCAAAATGCTGGACACCTTGGTTTGATAGAGATAACCCATCAGGAAGTGGAGACTGGGAGACCCTTAAAGATCTATGGAAAGAATACCCAGGAAAGATCTGTAATAGTCCATTTGATATTGAGGTCCAAACTACATCTGGAGATAGTATGGCTTCAACAGGGGATACAATTGCTCA AGTTGATACATCCACTGGATTCGTCTGTAAGAACAAAGACCAGAAGGATGGCAAATGTAAAGATTACCGTGTTCGTTTCCAATGCCCCAAACGTTTCTGTGACAAAG CTCCAAAATGCTGGACACCCTGGTTTGACAGAGATAACCCATCTGTAACTGGAGACTGGGAGACCCTCAAAGATCTGCGCAAGGAGTACCCGGGAAAGATCTGCGATAATCCCATTCATATCCACGTCCAAACTGTAGATGGTGGCCATATGGCATCAACAGGGGATAAGATTTACAA AGCTGATACAACCACTGGATTCATCTGTAAGATCGAAGACCAGGCGGATGGCAAGTGTGAAGACTATCGTGTTCGTTTCCAGTGCCCCAGCAGTTTCTGCCCAATGG GTCCAAGATGCTGGACACCCTGGTTTGATCGAGATGACCCTTCTGGAACTGGAGACTGGGAGACACTCAAATATCTTCGTGGTGAAAATCCAGGAAAAATCTGTCATAATCCACTTCAAATTGATGTCCAAACTAAATACGGTGGCAGCATGGATTCAACAGGGGACGTGATTACTGT AGCCGACACAGAATCTGGATTCATCTGTAAGAACTCAGACCAGAAGTGCGGCAAGTGTAAAGATTATCGTGTTCGTTTCCAGTGCTCTGGGAAGTTCTGCACCCAAAGAG TATGCTGGACCAAGTGGTTCGATCGTGACAATCCTAGTGGAAAAGGGGACTTCGAGTATTTGCCGTACCTGAGGAAAGCTTATCCAAAAGAAATCTGCAAAGTGCCTCTCTACATAGATGTTGTCACAACTGACACAAACAAGCCATTTATTGCTACAGGCCAGACATCTTCTGT CTTCAGTCCAACTCAAGGATTCGCTTGTCGCAATACTGAGCAGAAAGAAGGCATGTGCCTTGACTACAAAGTTCGCTTTGGATGTGCATGCACCTGTGAGGGTATCATCCAACATAGAGAATGA